Proteins from a genomic interval of Desulfovibrio sp. JC022:
- a CDS encoding PAS domain-containing hybrid sensor histidine kinase/response regulator, translated as MSATLTELGAGNLDRILIIGAGVVITVLLVFIGFLYLNIDKRKRVETELQRERDLMGSIMETSPMGILVMDNDGKIIFANDQAARVHGVAREEIIGRQHNDPVWKISAHDGSPFPDERLAFNRVMKIRNAVLDIRHAIHWVDGRKVLLSINASPIISDDGSIKKVVASVEDITTRKKVEEALKESAYRFRSLVKTAESVIILLSPDKKILEFNRMAEQLFGRTRHEVLGRDYYELFVPERLWADHNRQFATVLSGNPLRLLENYVIARGGEERMIQWSLSRLLDAKGGALGVLAVGQDVTERKRSEVELCEARDAAEEASRAKSEFLANMSHEIRTPISAIIGMSEMTLSTDLTGEQQGYLVTVKKAAESLLHIINDILDISKIEARKMELRPEDFNLFEMLEKQLSVLKVQAEEKGIELRAHMGDDVSRCYHGDEYRLGQIIINLVGNAIKFTEKGYVEISVDHAGSFEEGAVLEFRVKDTGIGISDNKAEKLFESFVQLNAGYSKRHPGSGLGLAISRQLVEMMGGYITFTSKEGWGSEFKFTIKLKSSVGECAETDTSFFEEGGDGKGLVARILLAEDNATNQLYIAHFLTEQGFEVETAENGLEALELLEKSGPFDVILMDVQMPEMDGLEATKRIRQQGNDIPIIALTAYAMEGDREKFLSNGMDAYSSKPVNIDELVQIIGKLVPHSKH; from the coding sequence TTGTCCGCGACACTTACGGAGCTTGGGGCCGGTAATCTTGACAGGATCCTTATCATTGGTGCGGGTGTTGTTATTACTGTTTTGCTTGTGTTCATCGGTTTCCTTTATCTCAACATAGATAAGAGGAAGCGGGTCGAGACCGAGTTGCAGCGTGAGCGTGATCTCATGGGCAGTATTATGGAAACCAGCCCCATGGGTATTCTGGTCATGGATAATGACGGCAAGATTATTTTTGCCAATGATCAGGCGGCTCGGGTGCATGGTGTGGCTCGTGAGGAGATTATCGGCAGGCAGCATAATGACCCTGTCTGGAAGATCTCCGCCCACGACGGTTCTCCTTTTCCTGATGAGAGGCTGGCTTTCAACCGGGTTATGAAAATTCGCAATGCGGTGCTTGATATCCGTCATGCCATCCATTGGGTGGACGGGCGTAAGGTGCTTCTTTCCATTAATGCTTCCCCGATCATTTCCGATGACGGCAGTATTAAAAAAGTTGTTGCCAGTGTGGAAGACATTACCACCAGAAAGAAAGTGGAAGAGGCTCTTAAAGAAAGTGCCTACCGCTTCCGGTCATTGGTCAAGACCGCTGAAAGTGTGATCATACTCCTTTCCCCGGACAAAAAGATTCTTGAGTTTAACCGCATGGCCGAGCAGCTTTTCGGCAGGACCCGCCATGAAGTATTGGGCCGGGACTACTATGAATTGTTTGTCCCTGAACGGCTCTGGGCGGATCATAACCGTCAGTTTGCCACTGTCCTTTCCGGCAATCCTTTGCGGTTGCTGGAAAATTATGTGATTGCCAGAGGCGGCGAGGAGCGTATGATCCAGTGGTCCCTTTCACGCTTGCTGGATGCCAAGGGCGGCGCGCTGGGGGTACTTGCTGTGGGTCAGGATGTTACTGAACGCAAGCGCAGTGAAGTTGAGCTTTGCGAAGCCCGTGATGCAGCTGAGGAAGCCAGCCGTGCCAAGAGTGAATTTCTTGCTAATATGAGTCATGAAATCCGTACACCCATCAGTGCCATCATCGGTATGAGTGAGATGACGCTGAGCACCGATCTTACCGGGGAACAGCAGGGCTATCTGGTGACGGTTAAAAAAGCTGCGGAGTCATTGCTGCATATTATCAATGATATTCTTGATATTTCCAAGATTGAAGCTCGCAAGATGGAACTGCGTCCCGAAGATTTCAACCTTTTTGAAATGCTGGAAAAGCAGCTTTCCGTACTTAAGGTTCAGGCCGAGGAAAAGGGGATCGAATTGCGTGCCCATATGGGTGACGATGTCTCCCGTTGCTACCACGGTGATGAATATCGGCTGGGTCAGATTATTATCAATCTGGTGGGCAATGCCATCAAGTTTACTGAGAAAGGGTACGTGGAAATTTCAGTGGACCATGCGGGAAGCTTTGAAGAAGGAGCTGTCCTTGAATTTCGGGTCAAGGATACCGGGATCGGTATTTCCGATAATAAGGCTGAAAAACTTTTTGAGAGTTTTGTGCAGCTCAACGCCGGTTATTCAAAACGCCATCCCGGCAGCGGGTTGGGATTGGCGATTTCACGCCAATTGGTGGAAATGATGGGCGGGTATATTACTTTCACCAGCAAGGAAGGTTGGGGTTCGGAGTTCAAATTTACAATCAAACTCAAGTCCAGTGTGGGGGAATGTGCTGAAACAGATACTTCCTTCTTTGAGGAAGGGGGAGATGGTAAGGGACTTGTAGCCCGTATCCTTTTGGCTGAAGATAATGCCACCAACCAGCTTTACATCGCCCATTTTCTTACTGAGCAGGGATTTGAAGTGGAGACTGCCGAGAACGGCCTTGAAGCTCTGGAGCTGCTTGAGAAGAGCGGACCTTTCGATGTGATCCTTATGGACGTGCAGATGCCTGAAATGGACGGACTGGAAGCCACAAAGAGAATCAGGCAACAAGGGAATGATATTCCCATCATCGCCCTTACCGCCTATGCCATGGAGGGGGACCGCGAGAAATTTCTCAGCAACGGCATGGATGCCTATTCTTCAAAGCCGGTCAACATTGATGAATTGGTTCAGATCATCGGTAAGCTGGTACCCCATTCAAAACATTAA
- a CDS encoding DUF1786 domain-containing protein: MKNTVLSLDIGSGTQDVLYYIKDVEIENCFKFVLPSPARVVGARIKELTGQGRDIYLSGRNMGGGFGRSVYPHIEAGYKVYAHPRAALALGDDLSRLEKNGIILAEEKPEECAEVALADFDPNWWENFFIAAGLDYPDYVTASVQDHGYHPGKSNRIGRFNLWKHLLLENGGRPESLVFETVPDEFTRMAELQDSIGGGAVSDTGAAAVLGALFVDEIMAHSHRQGVCLINVGNSHTVSFLLYKGAVYGVYEHHTGNMTPEKLWEDSQRFRQGRISFQDVFDDWGHGCLTLDLPAEAQGFAPTYVLGPRRALLNGYDVEFPSPGGDMMLAGCFGLIKGLEMKGIL; encoded by the coding sequence GTGAAGAATACGGTTTTAAGTCTGGATATCGGCAGCGGCACTCAGGATGTTCTTTATTATATTAAGGATGTGGAGATTGAGAACTGTTTTAAATTTGTTCTGCCTTCCCCGGCAAGGGTCGTAGGGGCACGGATTAAGGAACTTACCGGACAGGGACGCGATATTTATCTTTCCGGCAGGAATATGGGGGGCGGTTTCGGAAGATCTGTTTATCCCCATATTGAGGCCGGATACAAAGTGTATGCACATCCGCGTGCAGCCCTCGCTCTTGGTGACGACCTTTCCCGGCTGGAAAAGAACGGGATTATCCTTGCGGAAGAAAAGCCGGAAGAGTGCGCGGAAGTTGCCCTTGCTGATTTTGATCCCAACTGGTGGGAAAATTTCTTTATAGCCGCAGGGTTGGATTACCCGGATTATGTAACCGCTTCGGTTCAGGACCACGGTTACCATCCCGGTAAGAGCAATCGCATCGGGCGGTTCAACCTCTGGAAGCATCTGCTGCTGGAGAATGGTGGACGGCCGGAAAGTCTGGTTTTTGAAACCGTGCCTGATGAATTTACCCGCATGGCCGAATTGCAGGACAGTATCGGCGGAGGTGCGGTCAGCGACACTGGAGCAGCTGCGGTGCTGGGTGCCCTTTTTGTGGATGAAATTATGGCGCACAGTCACAGGCAGGGCGTCTGCCTGATCAATGTGGGCAACAGCCACACTGTTTCTTTTTTGCTCTACAAAGGAGCTGTTTACGGGGTCTACGAACATCATACCGGGAATATGACCCCGGAAAAACTCTGGGAAGATTCGCAGCGTTTCCGGCAGGGCAGGATTAGTTTTCAGGATGTTTTTGATGATTGGGGGCACGGTTGTTTGACTCTTGATCTGCCTGCTGAGGCGCAGGGCTTTGCGCCGACTTATGTGCTTGGACCCCGGCGCGCTCTCTTGAACGGTTATGACGTGGAATTTCCTTCACCGGGCGGGGACATGATGCTTGCCGGATGTTTCGGCTTGATAAAAGGTCTGGAGATGAAAGGCATCTTGTAA
- a CDS encoding triacylglycerol lipase, producing MKILITAALILMLLPLPLFLFAALSNKKEIDRRGLKQNCKDIARATISAGISLLIAICTRPFTFLCTLPLINKNGDNTPILMVHGLYHNKVAWLVMRYRLNLSGFSNLHTWQYNSFTTSYPELVLELRDIISKLHRESGQKIILTGHSLGGLLSCGAAQNPDMEKMCAGIITLGTPYRGSSLAAIAIGRLGRSLNPHSSLFKGQNKIRYPQRIAKTAIISPTDELVLPWPNLEPASGKWTIKHTRAMGHVAMLYSRQVGHMVAEEIRKIKQT from the coding sequence ATGAAAATTTTAATAACTGCCGCCCTGATACTGATGTTGCTGCCTTTACCGCTTTTCCTTTTTGCCGCCCTCAGCAACAAAAAGGAAATAGACCGCCGAGGGCTCAAACAGAACTGCAAAGACATTGCGAGAGCAACCATTTCAGCAGGAATCAGCCTGCTCATAGCCATATGCACCCGGCCCTTCACCTTTTTATGCACTCTACCGTTGATCAACAAAAACGGGGATAACACCCCAATCCTCATGGTCCACGGCCTGTATCACAATAAGGTTGCATGGCTGGTCATGCGCTACCGCTTGAATCTTTCCGGATTCAGCAATCTACACACATGGCAATACAATAGCTTCACTACATCTTATCCGGAACTGGTGCTGGAACTGCGGGATATAATTTCAAAATTGCACCGGGAGTCAGGACAAAAAATAATCCTGACCGGGCACAGCCTCGGCGGACTGCTTTCCTGCGGGGCTGCGCAAAACCCGGATATGGAAAAAATGTGTGCGGGCATAATCACCCTCGGAACTCCGTACCGGGGCAGCAGCCTCGCCGCCATTGCCATCGGCAGACTGGGGCGCAGCCTGAACCCGCACAGCAGCCTGTTCAAAGGACAAAACAAAATCAGATATCCGCAACGGATCGCCAAGACAGCCATCATCTCACCTACAGACGAACTGGTCCTGCCCTGGCCCAACCTTGAGCCTGCATCAGGGAAATGGACCATAAAGCACACCCGGGCAATGGGGCATGTAGCCATGCTTTACAGTAGGCAAGTAGGACATATGGTCGCTGAAGAAATCCGCAAAATTAAGCAAACATAA
- a CDS encoding HEAT repeat domain-containing protein has protein sequence MSMLTDFREKSFLDKISILNEVATAKDPEELDGLLELFQNPLEDTSVDYMVVTALNGVLSADEQKAVELLGKEQGKLRTLCIRVCGEFQFKSAVPVLLEMAGDNADPDFLFEVLTSLSKIGGPDSLELFRSNINNDDDLIVVMAIEMLGELKDEQSIPALKEFVDRNNEDDRYEVCDLTTWKAVECLSAIGTDEALDFIVANLHHRNPTVRRVVTDSLTILGAKGIPYLTKVISPESEKDDMILAANVLGFIGDKEGLDVLMDAIEKQYSTDSSVKYAIYEAIGRIGTMKAVISLFDGLEDDDELITVAVMTGLDNLVNPGVTKKLVDIVGQGGSKAGKILRAIVTAQAVNIFQGLYSEGKIGRFLMNAVVASKDSEVHEVFRAKLSEIGGEEAEADISRLPEAVKVGGKRALAADDSKSMLALYRSILTNAGYEPTVAENGQEAYSHIQLNEEFDVIITDMNMPVMDGMEFVAKLRQTDGYADIPVIMVTTESEYSQQELARKTGVNDFITKPFTADQLKAKIAEYVS, from the coding sequence ATGTCTATGTTAACCGATTTCAGAGAAAAATCTTTCTTGGATAAGATCAGTATTCTCAATGAGGTGGCTACAGCCAAGGACCCGGAGGAGCTGGATGGGCTGCTTGAGCTTTTTCAGAATCCGCTTGAAGATACTTCTGTTGATTATATGGTGGTAACTGCCCTGAACGGGGTGCTTTCCGCTGATGAACAAAAAGCGGTGGAACTTCTGGGCAAGGAACAAGGCAAATTGCGCACCTTGTGTATCAGGGTTTGCGGTGAGTTCCAGTTTAAAAGTGCCGTGCCTGTCCTGCTGGAAATGGCCGGCGATAATGCTGATCCTGATTTCCTGTTTGAAGTTTTGACCTCGCTTTCCAAAATAGGCGGTCCTGATTCCCTTGAACTTTTCCGTTCCAATATCAATAACGATGACGACCTGATCGTGGTCATGGCTATTGAAATGTTAGGAGAGCTAAAGGACGAACAGTCTATTCCGGCTCTCAAAGAATTCGTGGATCGCAACAATGAGGATGACCGTTATGAAGTCTGCGATCTAACCACATGGAAGGCAGTTGAGTGTCTTTCCGCCATCGGCACTGATGAGGCCCTTGATTTTATTGTAGCCAATCTGCATCACCGGAATCCCACAGTTCGCCGGGTGGTTACTGACTCCCTGACCATACTCGGTGCTAAGGGGATTCCATATCTGACTAAAGTCATCAGCCCGGAATCCGAGAAGGATGACATGATTCTGGCCGCCAACGTGCTCGGTTTTATTGGAGACAAGGAAGGCCTTGATGTGCTCATGGATGCCATTGAGAAGCAGTATTCCACTGACTCCAGCGTGAAATACGCCATCTATGAAGCCATCGGCAGGATTGGAACCATGAAGGCGGTCATCAGCCTTTTTGATGGATTGGAAGACGATGACGAGTTGATCACTGTTGCTGTCATGACCGGGCTGGACAATTTGGTTAACCCCGGAGTTACCAAGAAGCTTGTGGATATCGTCGGTCAGGGTGGCAGTAAGGCCGGGAAGATTCTGCGGGCCATTGTAACAGCCCAGGCTGTGAATATTTTTCAGGGACTTTACTCTGAAGGTAAAATCGGACGTTTTTTGATGAATGCCGTGGTGGCGTCCAAGGACTCCGAAGTGCATGAAGTTTTCCGGGCTAAGCTGAGCGAGATTGGCGGCGAAGAAGCCGAGGCCGATATCTCCAGATTGCCGGAAGCTGTTAAAGTTGGTGGCAAAAGGGCCTTGGCTGCGGATGATTCCAAGTCAATGCTCGCCCTTTACCGCAGTATTCTGACTAACGCCGGTTATGAACCTACTGTGGCTGAAAACGGTCAGGAAGCTTATTCCCATATTCAGTTGAATGAAGAGTTCGACGTGATCATCACCGATATGAATATGCCGGTCATGGACGGAATGGAGTTTGTTGCCAAGCTTCGCCAGACTGACGGTTACGCGGATATCCCGGTGATCATGGTTACCACTGAGTCTGAATATTCCCAGCAGGAACTGGCGCGTAAAACCGGGGTGAACGATTTCATCACCAAGCCGTTTACCGCTGACCAGCTGAAAGCAAAGATTGCTGAATACGTTTCCTAG
- a CDS encoding chemotaxis protein CheX: MNVELAKPFIKAAVDVLSMMAMVTPTPGKPYVKKTKTAVGDVTGLVGITGDMNGTISISFSKDCAVTIVKNMLGDDVQDILQDVQDAVGEITNMVSGQARAGLAEQGLTFSGATPSVIMGDNHTITHIASTPIMAIPFTSDAGEFTIEFCFE, from the coding sequence ATGAATGTTGAACTTGCCAAGCCGTTTATCAAGGCTGCTGTGGATGTGCTGTCAATGATGGCCATGGTCACTCCGACACCCGGAAAGCCTTATGTAAAGAAAACCAAGACCGCAGTAGGTGATGTTACCGGTCTGGTCGGTATCACCGGGGATATGAATGGAACCATCTCGATTTCTTTTTCAAAAGATTGTGCGGTCACCATTGTTAAGAATATGCTCGGCGATGATGTTCAGGATATCCTTCAGGATGTTCAGGACGCTGTCGGCGAAATAACCAATATGGTTTCCGGTCAGGCCAGAGCCGGTCTTGCAGAGCAGGGCCTTACTTTTTCCGGAGCCACTCCTTCTGTTATTATGGGGGACAACCATACTATTACTCACATAGCAAGCACTCCTATTATGGCTATTCCGTTTACTTCCGATGCCGGGGAGTTCACCATTGAATTTTGTTTTGAATAG